A single genomic interval of Daucus carota subsp. sativus chromosome 1, DH1 v3.0, whole genome shotgun sequence harbors:
- the LOC108218933 gene encoding fasciclin-like arabinogalactan protein 21 → MSPLSLLLVLSLISPTISLSFEQQLAATETSLRISNYNLFGNAISTSDLRYRLLSSSSASNASFTLFAPLDSTLYSLDMISPAAAYTQTLYYHVVNGRHTIEDLQRVCYLDTLLTHYSVLVNQNAVNDTVVDGVAIALPDLFVGPRIVVHGLDGILVPGELGLDDPVRDPEFHRELSPQASIRSEFVSPSFSPVSFNSPAMSPMSFETPADFDSTATSPAPEMMSPRSEPESVTPPISSPSGSESRSKSSKRKNRGKVGRSKGRRHRRARNVHDRHERFSKFIDRHGSDF, encoded by the coding sequence ATGtcacctctctctctcctcctcgttctctccctcatctctccCACAATCTCTCTCTCCTTCGAACAACAGCTCGCCGCAACCGAGACCTCTCTCCGCATCTCCAACTACAATCTCTTCGGGAACGCCATCTCCACCTCCGATCTCCGCTACCGTCTCCTCTCCTCCTCCTCCGCCTCCAACGCCTCCTTCACTCTCTTCGCTCCGCTCGACTCCACTCTCTACTCTCTCGACATGATCTCTCCCGCCGCCGCCTACACTCAGACGCTCTACTACCACGTCGTCAACGGCCGCCACACCATAGAGGATCTGCAGAGAGTGTGCTATCTCGATACGCTCTTGACGCATTACAGCGTGCTGGTTAATCAGAATGCGGTGAACGATACGGTCGTCGACGGCGTGGCGATCGCGTTGCCGGATTTGTTTGTTGGACCGAGGATCGTTGTTCACGGACTTGACGGAATTCTTGTTCCCGGCGAGTTAGGTCTTGACGATCCGGTTCGCGATCCTGAGTTTCACCGTGAATTATCTCCTCAGGCGTCGATTCGTTCTGAATTTGTTTCTCCGTCGTTTTCTCCGGTCAGTTTTAATTCTCCGGCGATGTCTCCGATGAGTTTTGAGACGCCGGCTGATTTTGATTCTACGGCGACATCTCCGGCGCCGGAGATGATGTCTCCGAGGTCAGAACCTGAATCAGTTACTCCACCGATATCGTCACCGTCCGGATCAGAGAGTAGGAGTAAGAGCTCGAAAAGGAAGAATCGCGGTAAAGTCGGGAGAAGCAAAGGCAGGCGTCATCGTCGTGCACGGAATGTACATGATCGTCATGAAAGGTTCTCAAAGTTTATCGATCGTCACGGTTCTGATTTTTAG